In Trichocoleus sp., a single genomic region encodes these proteins:
- a CDS encoding glycoside hydrolase family 140 protein: protein MSQAFARRTFLRFILAVCGSKLVSSCANTTQFRRLTVAPNKRFLLDAARQPFFYLGDTAWELFHRLNREEAILYLQDRARKGFTVIQAVVLAELDGLGQPNPFGDVPLKQNDPTQPNEAYFRHVDFIVDEAEKRGLFIGMLPTWGDKWNKRQGIGPEIFTPDNAATFGEYLGKRYQNKPIIWILGGDRSPEDERHPAIIRAMARGLKKGDGGNHLITFHPMGGTNSATWFHNDDWLDFNMFQSGHSAPNIPNYETVTANYALTPIKPTLDGEPCYEDHPIEWNPQNGWFDQADVRKAAYWSMLAGACGHTYGNHNIWQMWQPGRSPISSARTPWQEALQHPGATQMGYLRQLFESRAFTKLVPDQSLLVNDTGEGGDRIQAARAEDGSFGFIYTPTGMPFTVNLEKMRGNSVSAYWYDPRQGTRTAVDEVPTTNFQEFTPPSRGRGNDWILGLDSDTLS, encoded by the coding sequence ATGTCTCAAGCTTTTGCCCGACGGACGTTTCTTCGCTTCATCCTGGCAGTTTGCGGCTCAAAACTTGTCTCCTCCTGCGCGAACACCACACAATTTCGACGCTTAACTGTGGCACCAAACAAACGCTTTTTATTGGATGCAGCAAGACAACCGTTCTTCTATCTGGGAGACACAGCTTGGGAATTGTTTCATCGGCTAAATCGAGAGGAGGCGATTCTTTATTTGCAAGACCGTGCCAGGAAAGGATTCACCGTGATTCAAGCGGTAGTACTGGCAGAGTTAGACGGATTAGGACAACCAAATCCCTTTGGGGATGTACCCCTGAAACAGAATGACCCAACTCAACCCAATGAAGCCTATTTTCGTCATGTGGATTTCATCGTTGATGAAGCAGAAAAACGAGGGTTATTTATCGGTATGTTGCCTACCTGGGGCGACAAGTGGAACAAGAGACAGGGTATAGGACCAGAGATTTTTACCCCTGACAATGCCGCCACTTTTGGTGAGTATTTAGGCAAACGTTATCAGAATAAGCCGATTATCTGGATTCTGGGTGGCGATCGCAGTCCTGAAGATGAAAGGCATCCAGCGATTATTCGAGCAATGGCGAGGGGATTGAAAAAAGGGGATGGTGGCAATCATCTCATCACCTTTCATCCGATGGGCGGTACAAATTCAGCAACCTGGTTTCACAATGACGATTGGCTAGACTTCAATATGTTTCAGTCAGGTCACAGTGCACCCAATATTCCAAACTACGAAACGGTAACTGCCAATTATGCCCTCACGCCCATTAAGCCCACTCTTGATGGAGAGCCTTGCTATGAAGACCACCCAATTGAGTGGAATCCTCAAAATGGCTGGTTTGATCAAGCTGATGTCAGAAAAGCGGCTTACTGGTCAATGCTAGCAGGGGCTTGTGGTCACACTTATGGCAATCATAATATCTGGCAGATGTGGCAACCTGGTCGTTCACCGATTTCTTCGGCAAGAACCCCCTGGCAAGAGGCACTCCAACACCCTGGCGCAACACAAATGGGCTATCTGCGGCAGCTATTTGAGTCCAGAGCTTTTACTAAATTAGTGCCCGATCAATCTCTGCTTGTCAATGATACAGGTGAGGGTGGCGATCGAATTCAGGCAGCAAGAGCAGAAGATGGGAGTTTTGGCTTCATTTACACCCCAACTGGGATGCCGTTCACCGTGAACCTGGAGAAGATGAGAGGCAACTCCGTCAGTGCTTACTGGTACGACCCTCGCCAAGGAACCCGAACAGCAGTTGATGAAGTGCCAACGACAAACTTCCAGGAATTTACTCCCCCAAGTCGTGGAAGAGGCAATGATTGGATATTGGGCTTGGATAGTGATACGTTATCCTGA